The Meriones unguiculatus strain TT.TT164.6M chromosome 16, Bangor_MerUng_6.1, whole genome shotgun sequence genomic sequence CCGGCCTTCCTGCTGCTCGCACCTGGTGCTGGTCCGAGAGGCCCGGGGGCCCAGGGACCTGCTCTCGGGACCGTCTGCTGTCCGTGGTCTTGTCTCTCTTCCTCCGCACCTCCTTCCCGGTCAGCACCACAGACGTGACTTTAGAGCGCTGCCACAATCCCTGGGGGCAGCGGGATCAAGGGGAAGGGTGGCAGGTCTGTGCCAGACAGGGAGGGGCCAGGCGTGGAGGGAAATGCGCTTGTCCCCCCCCCAGGGGTCTCCTAGTCGCTGGTCATTTGTCACAAACCTGCCATCTGACACCAGACCCTCTGGGGGGACTTCTGGGTGGTCTGGACTGAGTCAGCGCATCAGCGCAGTCCTTTCCCCTCCGTGCTCCTTTTGCCAGTGGGATGACCCTGCGACTCTCATGGGGGCTCCGGTCCCAACCCCCAGCCAGCCAGGGATTTCCATGTTGGGGCGGGTATGCTGTggccttcctccccctccctgtccctctgcaGCGGTGCTCCTGGGGACCTGCTCACTGCTACTGGGGGAGCAGGGACACTGCGGAGAAGCCGcgcgccgccgccaccgccgccgccgccggcgcTCTGGAGGAGGGGGCAGAGCAGAATGGAGCACTGGGAGGCGCTGCGCAGGGGTAGCCTGGAAACCCCGTTCAGGGGGCCGGAGTAGGGTACCCGAGAGTGGGCTAGGCTCTACTTCTGTGTCCCCGTGTCGGCTGAGGTCTTTGCTTGGTCCTGCTGGCAGTGTgggcctccctccttcccccggGCGCTCAGAGGTCGGAGGACGCGCAGCAGGGTGGGCTCAGAGGTCGGAGGACGCGCCGCAGGGTGGGCGCCCGCTGTGCTGGTTTCTGCAGAGGTCAAGTACACAGTCTGGGAGCATGGGTGCAGATTCTCGCCTTCTCAGGGCCGTGGACGTGAGAGGGGCTGGCAGGGGGGTGCGCATCACCCTCTCTGAACTGCATCCTCAGGCCCCCCCTCACTGAAGCCTTGAGCTGGTTTGCCCTGCCCTCTGCAGCCAGGCCCACCGGCCTCAGGGCAGTCAGCTTGGCCCCCAGCCtgacctctccttcccccttcctgccCTGTCTGCCCCATCCTCACCCCCCCTGTTCTTGGCAAAGTTCAGTTTCTGCCTGATGTATGGCCTACGCTCCGCGGCCACCAGACTCTGGAAGGGGGTCCCCTGGGGTTGTTACTCATCACCAGCTGACTGCAGCCAAACCACCTGCTTGGAAACGAGGCTGAGACCCCAGTTCCCCCAGGAACTTCTTTCACATGAGAGAGAGCCCAAGGGAGGCCCTGGCACCCAAAAGCCTAGGGCTGAGAGGGGCCTGGGCTCCCCAAAACAGCTCCATGTCAGCTTCCCAGACCCCAATTCCAGAGTCACCCCTCCACTCCTCTCCGCAGTATCCCAACCACTGGCCGTCTTCCTGGCTCTGGAGTCACAGTATTTCCATACCCACCTTCTCACCCTTCCTGTGACCCCCTCTCCCAGGTGCCCTGCCTCTAGCCATGAGCTACAAGGCTCTGGTCTCCTTGTCCCACCATAGGGCTTCTTGGTGAGCCTTGGAAATGAAAAGCAATTCAGGTCTCCTGAAGGCCTGGCATCGCTGGCGGCctcctcccggccccacccttcCTGCCCACTTCTTAATCCGCTGCGAGGGCATAGCCCATAGAAGCCATGAGTCTATCTTCGGGCCTTTGCACTGGCTGGCCCTCTGGTTGAGCACTCCTCAGAGCTCTCTTCCTTACCTCCCTGGGCTCTTTCTTCAAATGTTACCTCAGAATGGCCTCCTCTGGCCTTCCTGCATCGAGTCTTGCTGTTCCTGGTGCCAGCTGTGGTCCCCTGTCCTTTTCTGTGCCACCTGTCTTCACGGTTCTTGTCACAGCCTATGTCATTCACTCGTGTTCTGGCTTCTCGTCTGTCCATCGCCTTTAGGATCTCATCCCTGCAGGCTGAGAGTTCCCTGCTGCAGCCTGCCTTCCGTCCTGAGAGCcaaggcacctgcacacacagggcCAGCGTCCCTGCCTGGGGGCTGGTGAGCTTTGAGCTTTGGCAGAGGCTCCGGGATCTGGTCTCTATGGTGGGGCAGTGGGGACAGTGTCCTGACCTGGGGCCCAGTAGGGAAGGCGATATGACTCCCCTTGAGAGGCTAGAAAGTGGGGAGAGCCCTCACCACACCCCATCTTGCCAGCAAAGAGAGcccatcctcccttctttctgtcACCTGGATTTTATACCGTGGGGGTGGGGGACCCACTGTGTCCCTAGCAGGGGCGTTACCCATGCCCACATAGCCAGCAGCCCTGGCACTCCTCCAGGTGGTCATGGATGCCCACAACCTCTCACCCAGGGGAAGCTGTGTTGATCTGTGGGGCTGGACATGCTGGCTCCTTGGCCAGGGTGGGAGGGCGGGCGGGGCTGTGTTTGGAGGTGATGCTCTGGAGGGGTGTAAGAACAGGCCGGAGGCTGCCCTCGGATGATCCGCTAGCCCCTTCCGCTGGTTCACCGAGCTGCTGGCAGTGACCGCTGGGCCCAGGCTCTCCCTGATGCCCCAAAGCACAGGTGAGGGTGGACTTGGCCTCCTTTGGGGGCCAGTGTCTGTGAATTTATCATTTCTGAGAGAAGCCCCGTGGGGAGCTTCAGGCAGACGCAATGAAGGTCAGGTGttcagtgtgtgtttgtttgatttttgttggtgGTCTTCTGCAGAAGGCAGGTCTTCTGCAGCTCAGGCTGCTGTAAACTAGCTGTCTGTGGAGGACAACTTCCAGCTCCTCACTCTCCTGCacttcccgggtgctgggataacaggtgcgTGTCATTGTACCTGGCCAGCCCAACTTCTAGACCCAGAGAGAAGGCGAGAGGAAGCCAGCCCCGGGAGGTCCTGCATGAGACCCAACAGCTCAGAAGGAGCTCCGGGGGTTAGCCAAAGGTGTTGGCCACAGCACCAGGCCTACCTCTGCCCACTGCGTTGGTGGCCCGCTGCTTCCCACGTCTGCTCCAGGATAGGTGGTGGGCACCTCCCCGCCAGCAGCTTCTccactgaggaaactgaggcctgggtAGGTGAAGTGACCCGCCGAGGTTCTACGCCTGGGAGATGGCAGAACTGGAATTTGAACCCAGTCTTCAGTCCTCCGTGGCCTGTGGACAGTGCGCTGCAAAGCTGGGGTGCCCACACTGAAGGAGGGATGTGAGGAGggcgcttgcctggcatgcagaaGTCCCGCTGAGTACATAGCCCACGGCTGCGTTCCtcgcactggggaggcagaggcaggaggaccagaaatcGAAGATCGTCACCCGCTGTGTAGtcagtttgaggcagcctgggctacgtaagaCCTGTCAACAGCCACAGCGACAAGCATAAGAGAAGAATGGACTTGGGTCAGAACTGTGGGCTCCCAAGCCCAGGCACCTTCAGGGATTGGCACTTAGGATTCCCAGGAGACACAGACCAGCAGCCAGAAGGAAGTGGGGGAGAAGGGGTGCCCAAGAGGCCGAGGATGGGGATGACTTGTCGGCTCACAATGCCTCTGAGGCTGTGATGCCCCATGACCCTCCATCCTGAACTAGGGAAGCCAGAACGTGGCAATCCTGCATCCTGCATCCAGGCATCACTCAGAGGTCCGGTCCAGATGTCTGAGAACTGGGGAGCCGCTAGTGCATTTTCCAGCCCCAGCATCAGGGGGGCAGGAAAGCAGGGGTCTCCATGCTGCTGGGCAGGAGAGCAGCCAGCATTTCCACTTCCCTCTGccccccagcccctccctgggCTGTAGATGCTTTTCCTGTGACCATCCCCCCATACCACCCCCAGCTCTGCCCAGGGGTGCACAGGCAGCTGTGCCAGCTCTGTGGTCCCTCCAGTCCTACCAGGTGGACATCTGACAGCAACCTCAGAGGCTCCTGTTCGCTTGGTCCTCACTTCACCACCAATGCCCTTCCCCCGCCCCCAGCTGCTGCTCCCTGTGTAGAGCATAAGACAGACAACCCTGGTGCCTGCTGGCTGTTACCACAACCTAAGGTAATGGTGGCCTGCTGGGCAGCTGGTCCCCATGGCGTGACTGTCCGCACCGCCCTATCACGATTTTCTTCCCATGACCCTTGGACATACTCTTTGCAGCTACGTCCCCGAGCCCGTGTGACTTTATCTCTGTGGCTTGGGGACTATCACCTGCTGTTCCTGATGATGAAAGGCCACAGGGAAGCTGGGTGCTGTGGCCTTTTGTCTAGGAAGCCTAGGAGCCTGTTGGGCATGTCACAGGAAGTGCCAGATGCCAGCCACATCCACTTCCTGACCCCTGACAGAAAGCCCTGTCATTAAGAAGAACGTGGCATTTTGTGGAAGGGGAACCTCCTCCTgcctcggtgtgtgtgtgtgtgtgtgtgtgtggtgtgtgtgttacCACCCATGTGGCACTGGAAGCTCATTTGACAGCTCCCTGCTTTCACTACCCCATCCTGTCTGCCTCCCTAAGCAGATTCCCATGGGGGTACAACCCCGAGGGGCTGGAATGCAGAGGGCCTAGAGCCTGCCATAGGCTGGGCTCACTAACACATCTAATTTTCTAAATTAATactctttaatatttatttatttacatatttgtttgtttgttttgttttttatttattttttatatttatttatttttgagacaaggtttctctgtgtagccctggctatcttggacttgctctgtagaccaggctggcctcaaactcaaagagatccgcctgcctctgcctcccaagtgctgggattacaggcgtgtgctaccacgccCAGCTCTGCTTTCAATCACCTGTATTGTGTATATTTGTGGGTACGGTGCCTGAGGTCAGGGGGGTATGCGCCatctgacgtgggtgctgggaactgaacttgggtctcttAGAAGAGCAGCAGGCGTTGCTAACCGATGGGGCATCTCTCTGGGCCCTCATCTGATTCCTAAGCCAGGTCTTTTCCACACGAGCTGCCCTGAGTCACGGGGCAAGGGGGGACTGGTCCTTTCTCGTGCCACATGCCGCTGCAGAGAGTCCTGCAGGCAGTGCAGCCTGCGGCCTGCGCACCCAGCCTGACGTGCCAGGTCATAGCGGCACCACCTCTGCCGTATGCTGAGGGCACTTGCTCTAGTGCTAGTGATTCTTCCCTCTCTGAGGCCGGAGGCTGGGACTGGCTTGGGATGTcgttttggagacaggatctctttacgtagccctggatggcctgtgtagactaagctggcctcaacctcagagaGGTAGTTCCTCCTGCCAGGATTCCTGagggctggcattaaaggtgtgcaccaccacatcggcttttttttatgtgtatgagggtGTGGCCTGTGTGTACAtccgaggaggccagaagagagcgttGGATCCCGGGGACTGGAATCAGCTGGTTGCGAGCTacatgggagctgggaattgaagtcaggtactctggaagagcagccggtgctcctaACACACcgtcaccaccacacacacacaccaccacacacacaccaccacacacacaccaccacacacacacacacacatgcacacaccaccaccaccacacacaccaccaccaccacacacacacaccccagcacacacacacacaccacacacacacacacacacgacacacacacacacacaccaccaccacacacaccaccaccacacacacacacacacacaccacaccacacacatacacaccccagcgcgcacacacacacacataccacacacaccaccaccacacacacacacacacacacacacacaccacacaccacacacacacaccacatactccaccacacacacacacagacacacacacaccaccaccacacacacacacacacacacacacacacacatacacaccccaccaccaccacctttgttttgttttgaaatggagttcgagggctggggagacagctgggGAGGGGGGGGACACTCACAAACAAATGTGAGGACCTGGGCCTGGCCCACCAGACCTGGCCCCCTGTGTGTTGGCTTTGTGTGGAGGTGATAAACGCCAGGAgccaaagcagcttggggaggaaaggccgCATTTGACTTACACACCCCGGTCACAGCTGATCACTGGGGGACTCAGGCAGGACCGCCAGCAGGACCACTGCTCggaggcttgctcagcctgctttctcactgGGCCTAGGCCCACCTGCCTGGCCGAGGGTGCTCCGAAAAAAGGGGCCGGGCCCCCccacatcaaccatcaatcaGGAACGTGCCTCAGCAGAAAAGATTCTGAAAATCGCGCACAGCATTTAAAATAAACCCAGCTCACTCGCAAGCATCGTGTGAGAGGCTTGGGTGGACCGGGCGTGATCAGCCCCTTCTCGCCCCACATCAGGCTTCCTCGAAGCTGACCGCTGTCTCCATTTCGCTCTGCGGTTGTCCCAAAATAGTTCCCCTTTTCTATGGCCGTTcccagccaggctggcctgcaggGTAAACTTGTCCCTTTGGCCTGTGGCTTGGGGTGGGGTGCAGGGGGCAGGTCTGCACTGTAATTTGCTGGGCCAGTGCCCTGGGGACGTGGATTAGGTCACGCCCAGCCTCTCACGTGACCCCACACTGTGCGCTGGCCTGGCACCCCAAAAGTGAATTCCTAGAGGTGGTGTTGTGGGGGAGACCTCCGCCCAGTGAGGCTGTGAGGAGTGCTCCCTCCGCTGAGGCTGAAGAAGCTTGTGGCCGCTCACATCTTCAGTCCCAGGTGACACAGGAAGCCATACTGGAGCCGGGcgcggtggcacaggcctgtaagcagcacccggggaggcagaggcaagtgtaggctgtgagttcgaggccaccaaggctacacagagaaacccactcTTGAAAAaccacaaagacagacagacatactgGAATAGGGCACCAGGCAGGAACAAATGAAGAGATTAAGGCTGGGGGAGCGACACCCCTAACCAAGGATCCTCATGTGTTGATGCCACTTGCCCTGAGTGTGAGGGGCAGCGGTTGCTAAGAGATGGCTTTACCTGCCCTCTCTGGGCAGagcagaagcttccagaactatcCACCCTAACCCAGATAGCTGCTGTCCCCACAACTGCATTGCCCAGACAAGGAAGCGCCCCAGGAACCATGGCTGCCTCTTTGAAGGCTGGGCCCTTGGCCCTCTGCGGCTGTTCCCTGATTGTTGAGCCATTCTTGACTGGGTGGCTGTGATGCCCGGTAGAGGGGGGTatgccccccccccgcccctgggGCAGAGCGTGGCCCAGATTGAACAACTGTGATGACTGATGACAGATCCGGGGCAGACAACGCCTCGGCATGTTGTATAGATCACAGTGTGACCCCGGGGCCAGGGAGCCACGTGCCCAGACGTGTGTGGGTGGACTGTAAGCGAGGCAGGGCCGGGGCAGCCAGAAGAAGCCGGACTGGACCCAACCAGAAGAATCAGGGAGCCTTTAGCTCAGGATGTACATGGGAGAGAGGCCTCCCGTCAGTTCCCAGGGAACTACATGGCAGAGGCTGGGGCTCTGGGGGCCAACCAGGGGCCCTGGGTTGGGGTCAGGGGAATCCAGGACCATCTTTTGGATCTAGTGTCAGGATCCAGCTGGGTCAGGGCGGagagggcagggggcaggggtggggaggctcAGCCAGGATGCCCACTGGAGCCCACTGGGGTGGGAAGGCCCATGTAAGTTGGGAGGGAGGGCTTCTGGGAGAGGCGCTCAGTGGAATCCCGGCAGGAGGAACAGGTGTGGAGAATGTTGAGAATGGGTCTTCCCCGGAATGGTAAGCCCTGCCGGGAAGCACCCCATCCCAGCGGGGGCTCACCGCAAGGAATCCCCCTTCTCCCTGTGAGTCGGGAACGGGACGCGGCCCACTTCCCCACTTCTGGATCTCTCTCCTGTCCTTGCAGCCCGTGAGCCGCCGAGCCTGCTAACGGCAGGTTCCTCCGGCCTGTCCCCACAGCCGCCATGTCTGGCTCCTACGACGAGGCCTCAGAGGAGGTCACCGACAGCTTCTGGGAGGTGAGCGGAGGTCTAGGCTCCTGCCTGTCCCCCTAATCATCCCATGCCGTCAGCCCGGCACCCTTGGGCCCCTTCACGACCCCCGGTGTCCAGCAGGGAGCAGAGGCCTTCCGGGGCAGCTGCCCTGTAGCGTTTCACGCGCTGGGACCCCCAGGCCTGCACACCAACCTCTGCTCCATTTACAGTTTTCATAGCCCACCTAGCTGCTCCCACTGTGTCCTCTGCGTGgtgggcaggggaggagaggggggtcAGCCCAGGCACCCCACAGCCTCACACAGGTAGAGATGAGACTATAAGCCTTTCAGGGGGCCTCAGAGTATCCGAGACCTGGAGAAAAATATATTGCTTTTGGCGTTGGAAATCAAAAAAGAAACTAGCAGGCCTAGATTAATAAGTTGCTTAACGAGATGCCCGCAAAACATAATATTGTGTCAAGAGCTCAGGCTTAATATGACTCTTATAAATATGATAGCATTAGCTCACGAGAGCAAAATGAATAATTCATCATAGCCCCAGTCCAAATTATATGAAAGCCCTGCCGCTTTTCTGCAGCAGCTAGCGGCTTTTAGAGGAGGAGGGTAGGTGGAGACCGTGGCATCTGACCTGCGGTTCTGGGACCCCGCAGGGTGGAGGGCGGGCGGGAGGCGGGGCGCCCCCTGCAGGCCGGGGCCGGGGACTCGGGTGCCGCCGGCTCACGCCCCGCCCCGCCGCCAGGTCGGGAATTACAAGCGGACGGTGAAGCGCATCGATGATGGTCACCGCCTGTGCAACGACCTCATGAGCTGTGTGCAGGAGCGCGCCAAGATCGAGAAGGCCTACGCGCAGCAGCTCACCGACTGGGCCAAGCGCTGGCGCCAGCTCATCGAGAAAGGTGCTGCGCTCCCGGGGCCCTCCCGGATCCCCCTGGGCGGGCACCTGTGCGCCCAGCATCCCCGCTGCAGGGGTTTCCTCAGACCTGGGTCTGCTGGGCCAAAGCGGGTCCCTTCATTCTCCTGCCGTGCAAGACTCTAGaccgtgcgcgcgcgcacacacacacacacacacacacgcacaccacaccTACGCACAACTATCACTATTTTGAAAAAGACTTCTAGAAAAGCCACGTACAGTGCGGAGAGCCCCTGGCAACTATCCACTCGGCCGAGGTTAACGTTTCACTGCGGAGACAGGatcttctgtagcccaggctggcctccaactctaaATGTGGCGGAGGATGACCCTGAaatctgatccttctgcctccccgTCCCCAAATAGAAGGTTATAGACTTAAAAAGCCACACTcggcttctctctctccccctctcccttcccctcttttgtttgtttgagacagaatcttacagTGTAGACCCGACTGCCCAgaactggctgtgtagaccaggctggcgcaGACacctacttgcctctgcctctagagtgttTTGTTTAAATTGCACACCAACCTATCTGGCAGCAGCGGCTgctactcctcctcttcctcctcctcctcctcttgagttctggggattgaactcaggacctctggagttctattagcctctgagccatctctccagctccagcatacacctttaatctcagtactagggaggcaaaggcaggcagatctctgaatctctgagtgtgagaccagcctggtctacagagcgggttctaggtcagccagggctacacagagaaaccctgtctttaaaaaaaaaaaaaaaaaaaaaacctcatacgcacttttttttttgtttttttgagaggtTGGTCTCCAACTCCCTAAACAGcacagggtgaccttgaacttttgatccccTGGTCAGCAGTTCCAGTTGAtgccatgctaggcaagcactctccctCCTGAGCACACCCACCTCTCTGTGCACTTCCCTCACAGTCCTCGTCAGGGGAGGGCCTGCTCTGCCTGGCAGCAAATGAATGTGAGGCTGGCTGCCAGTGGCTCAGGTCCCTGCCAGTCACTGCTGGTTCCTGAGTTTCAGCTGCTAGCTTAGGGCGCCTGTCCTGGGCCTGCAGAAGCTCCTGCGGAACAAGGTGGGGCATGATAGAAAGGGAGGCAGACAGACACCAGGTGGGAAGCAGGGCAGATGTTGGGCTGGAACCCACGGGGAGTGCAGGCCGGGGTGAGAGTGGAGCAATCCCAGAAGGCTTCCTGGCAGCCATAGCGGTCGTCGTGGACATTAAGAGTAGAAGTCTGGGGAGAGTGGAGGCAGATGTTTCTGTTGCCATGGGAAGAGAGGGAAAGcatcagagaaaggggagagagagggtaCAGCTGCCATCATGGGTTGGGGTCCATGTAACCCCCTGACCTTTCCCCCAGGCCCACAGTATGGCAGCCTGGAGCGGGCCTGGGGTGCCATTATGACGGAGGCTGACAAGGTGAGCGAGCTGCACCAGGAGGTGAAGAACAGCCTGCTGAACGAGGACCTGGAGAAAGTCAAGAACTGGCAGAAGGACGCCTACCACAAGCAGATCATGGGTGGCTTCAAGGAGACCAAGGAGGCGGAGGATGGCTTCCGAAAGGCCCAGAAGCCCTGGGCCAAGAAGATGAAGGAGGTACCTCAGGCGGGCAGGGCAGGCGGCAGCTCAAGGGTGGCGAGGCATGGCACGGGGAGGGGGGCACCCGTGGTGAGGGAGTGCCAGCATCCAGCAGAGAGCTGTCCACATGCGGTGCTTTCCCCAGCACACACCGGCTGGTCCCCATGACTGGTGTGTCTGTAGTACCATGAGGGGCAGCACCCCCAGATGAGGGCATGGGCCGGAGCCTCGGGAGCCAGGACCGGCAGCCTCCTGACCACACGGACCCCCGCTCTGGCCCTCTTCCCCACAGCTAGAGGCAGCCAAGAAGGCCTACCATTTGGCCTGCAAGGAGGAGAAGCTGGCCATGACCCGGGAGATGAACAGTAAGACGGAGCAGTCTGTCACTCCGGAGCAGCAGAAGAAACTTCTGGACAAAGTGGACAAGTGCAAGCAGGATGTGCAGAAGGTACCCTCGGAGAGCTGGCGGCGGGGGCAGCTGGTCGGGAGGGTGGTGGCTGGAGCTGCAGGCTGGTGAGCCCCCATCCCCATCCTCCACCCTGGTACCCGCAGACTCAGGAGAAGTATGAGAAAGTGCTGGAAGACATAGGCAAGACCACGCCACAGTACATGGAGGGCATGGAGCAGGTGTTCGAGCAGTGCCAGCAATTTGAGGAGAAGCGGCTGGTCTTCCTGAAGGAGGTCCTGCTGGATATCAAACGGCACCTCAACCTCGCGGAGAACAGCAGGTACCCGGGCACGGGCCGCCCAGCAACTGCAGTGCGGGCACCCCAGGCCTGGTGATCGGGAGGGGAAGGAGGGCTGGCGGGGAGCATCAGGAGGAGCCTGTAGATGCAGCTTCCATGCTTACAGGGAGCATGGGCTTGGCCAGCAGTGCATGGCCGTGGTGAGGCCCCTGGGCTGAGAGTCTCCAGAAAGCACTCTGCTCGGGCTGGAGGGACAGCCTGAGCTCTTATCAGGTAGCTAACAACTGCCTattaactccagcttcagaggtTCTGtcgccctcctctgg encodes the following:
- the LOC132648409 gene encoding uncharacterized protein LOC132648409, which gives rise to MSSPTDQHSFPWSLVAAERRPYIRQKLNFAKNRGETSTAGAHPAARPPTSEPTLLRVLRPLSARGKEGGPHCQQDQAKTSADTGTQKLPLRSASQCSILLCPLLQSAGGGGAGPQEHRCRGTGRGRKATAYPPQHGNPWLAGGWDRSPHESRRVIPLAKGARRGKDCADALTQSRPPRSPPRGSGVRWQGLWQRSKVTSVVLTGKEVRRKRDKTTDSRRSREQVPGPPGLSDQHQPPTARCSFLWQPGNAAHRRPPRVDGRGRPLSAPRRGDPGARAPRVFPRPAPVGRVLSVSLPAGCALPQLWLSRLISRCFSRPSAPRSPVTHPGGAVAGDGRGQETDRGQETDRGQKTDRGQETRV
- the Pacsin1 gene encoding protein kinase C and casein kinase substrate in neurons protein 1; protein product: MSGSYDEASEEVTDSFWEVGNYKRTVKRIDDGHRLCNDLMSCVQERAKIEKAYAQQLTDWAKRWRQLIEKGPQYGSLERAWGAIMTEADKVSELHQEVKNSLLNEDLEKVKNWQKDAYHKQIMGGFKETKEAEDGFRKAQKPWAKKMKELEAAKKAYHLACKEEKLAMTREMNSKTEQSVTPEQQKKLLDKVDKCKQDVQKTQEKYEKVLEDIGKTTPQYMEGMEQVFEQCQQFEEKRLVFLKEVLLDIKRHLNLAENSSYIHVYRELEQAIRGADAQEDLRWFRSTSGPGMPMNWPQFEEWNPDLPHTAAKKEKQPKKAEGAALSNATGAVESTSQAGDRGSVSSYDRGQPYATEWSDDESGNPFGGNEANGGANPFDDDAKGVRVRALYDYDGQEQDELSFKAGDELTKLGEEDEQGWCRGRLDSGQLGLYPANYVEAI